Proteins encoded by one window of Salvia splendens isolate huo1 chromosome 5, SspV2, whole genome shotgun sequence:
- the LOC121804133 gene encoding uncharacterized protein LOC121804133, with the protein MAFISFLGRLLFVSVFVLSAYQEFNEFGNDGGPAARQLRPKFNVFSKHVATHTGFQIPHVDMKHLILGAIIMKSLGSLLFVFSSSFGAVILLLHQAISTPILYDFYNYEADKKEFVQLFIKFTQNLALLGALLFFVGMKNSMPRRSSKKKAPKAKTN; encoded by the exons ATGGCGTTCATTTCTTTCCTCGGTAGACTCCTGTTCGTCTCTGTCTTCGTTCTCTCCGCCTACCAAGA GTTCAATGAATTCGGTAATGATGGTGGACCGGCAGCAAGGCAATTAAGGCCAAAGTTCAATGTTTTCTCAAAACATGTTGCTACTCACACTGGATTTCAAATTCCCCATGTTGAT ATGAAACATTTGATATTGGGAGCTATCATCATGAAGTCTCTTGGTAGCCTTTTGTTCGTCTTCAGCAGCTCTTTTGGAGCTGTGATTCTG CTACTCCATCAAGCTATTTCAACACCCATCTTGTATGACTTCTACAACTACGAAGCTGACAAAAAGGAATTTGTTCAGCTCTTCATCAAGTTCACTCAG AACTTGGCACTGCTCGGGGCTTTGCTCTTCTTTGTTGGCATGAAGAACTCAATGCCTCGGAGATCTTCAAAGAAGAAGGCTCCTAAGGCAAAAACTAACTAG
- the LOC121802911 gene encoding FHA domain-containing protein At4g14490-like, giving the protein MPPRRSAAASAAARGGGQGPTLKLIVDKGPLSGNTSEFRLGTAVKIGRLVRGNTLAIKDSGISSKHLLIQAEETPDPSARCWTVSDLDSSNGSFLNGAQLEPFEAAVLFHGDVIKIGEETSIRVEILTGEDNEVVSVVRRNTRRRVREQVVDLGVIDEFAELGLQNNVDEEKIEVEVNQGRNANTRTNRNSARSKNLGQDLNVEEGKVVSTRMTRNSARNLKLAMDLKVEEDNGLEPSEIKGSRGVSTRRKRREDNVEETVVDSSLIDGKKATRGRGRGRKKLSVETICEETENEGAKPESKEKENRSDIAADEVRSSGVEECVAAGATTSKGEMVADLSKMTLGEWLDFVAVYEPQQIIAETEEMLAEMRQKAERCHEFMLQQKKAQGLNTLSK; this is encoded by the coding sequence ATGCCTCCGAGAAGATCCGCTgcagcctccgccgccgccagaGGAGGCGGCCAAGGCCCCACACTGAAGCTAATCGTGGACAAGGGACCGTTATCCGGCAACACAAGTGAGTTCAGGCTGGGAACCGCGGTCAAGATCGGACGCCTTGTCCGCGGCAACACGCTAGCTATCAAGGACTCAGGAATATCCTCCAAACACCTGCTCATCCAAGCCGAAGAAACGCCGGATCCTTCCGCCCGGTGCTGGACCGTCTCCGACCTCGATTCCTCGAATGGAAGCTTTCTCAACGGCGCGCAGCTCGAGCCATTCGAAGCGGCGGTTCTGTTCCATGGCGACGTTATCAAAATCGGCGAGGAAACGTCGATTAGGGTGGAGATCCTTACCGGGGAGGATAATGAAGTCGTTTCCGTGGTGAGGAGGAACACGCGTCGGCGCGTGAGGGAGCAGGTCGTCGATTTGGGGGTAATTGACGAGTTTGCCGAGCTAGGGTTACAGAATAATGTCGATGAGGAGAAAATCGAAGTTGAGGTGAATCAGGGGAGGAATGCGAACACTAGGACAAACAGAAATTCAGCGAGAAGTAAGAATTTGGGTCAGGATTTGAATGTGGAAGAGGGTAAAGTCGTAAGCACTAGGATGACTAGAAATTCAGCGAGAAATTTGAAGTTGGCCATGGATTTGAAGGTTGAAGAGGATAATGGTTTGGAGCCAAGTGAAATCAAAGGATCGAGAGGTGTAAGCACTAGGAGGAAGAGGAGGGAAGACAATGTCGAAGAAACTGTAGTCGATTCAAGCCTGATCGATGGCAAAAAGGCAACGAGAGGCAGAGGAAGGGGGAGGAAGAAGCTAAGTGTGGAAACTATTTGTGAAGAAACAGAGAATGAAGGAGCAAAACCGGAGAgcaaagaaaaggaaaacagATCAGATATTGCAGCTGATGAAGTGAGAAGCTCTGGAGTGGAAGAATGTGTTGCTGCTGGAGCTACTACTAGTAAAGGGGAGATGGTGGCAGATTTGAGTAAGATGACGTTGGGCGAATGGCTTGATTTTGTGGCGGTATACGAGCCTCAACAGATCATTGCTGAAACAGAGGAGATGCTGGCAGAGATGAGGCAAAAAGCGGAGAGATGTCACGAGTTCATGTTGCAACAGAAGAAAGCGCAAGGGTTGAatactttgagcaagtga
- the LOC121802902 gene encoding uncharacterized protein LOC121802902: MRCSNALRSPFLERAVTVSRKLTPDERVMYYWLMNTHHGNEEQIIYNDRVVEVMLLEFCSLLPHHEVSSGVISSFCSVLNHMEDLKSVTSPKRLFFTTYPALYTVVMSNGRDDDADKLDEFASNIDKEVSEIPHFAWGDIDMVFFAFCVSKRYYTVCFCFKRRSVVIIDACKDGENNDLRFTYGCIPEALRTFFCKYLSRIGCHNQCKSVINVPIQRMKMSWRTTDNAEDSGVYLLRHLEVYMGEREGQWNCGLTTKNKGVLQFLRAKYNRVLMLAGINHSALLNKDAAYKHFAKENKKTKINVEHMIANYGSVQMYIA, encoded by the exons ATGAGATGTTCTAATGCACTGCGTTCACCATTTCTTGAGAGAGCAGTCACTGTGTCACGAAAGCTTACTCCAGATGAACGAGTAATGTATTACTGGTTGATGAACACTCACCACGGAAATGA AGAACAAATTATCTACAATGACCGAGTAGTTGAGGTCATGCTCTTGGAGTTCTGTTCGCTACTGCCGCATCATGAGGTTTCAAGTGGAGTaattagctccttctgctctgTACTTAACCATATGGAAGATTTGAAATCTGTCACCTCTCCAAAAAGACTATTTTTCACAACCTACCCTGCT CTTTACACGGTTGTTATGAGTAATGGCCGGGATGATGATGCAGACAAACTAGACGAATTTGCCTCAAACATTGACAAAGAGGTCAGCGAAATACCACACTTCGCATGGGGTGACATAGATATG GTATTCTTTGCATTCTGCGTTTCAAAAAGGTACTACACTGTGTGCTTTTGTTTCAAACGAAGATCAGTGGTGATTATAGATGCTTGTAAAGATGGAGAAAACAATGACTTGCGATTCACCTACGGATGTATTCCAGAGGCATTG AGGACATTCTTTTGTAAGTATTTATCAAGAATTGGTTGTCACAATCAATGCAAATCGGTTATAAACGTGCCTATTCAGAGGATGAAGATGAGTTGGAGAACAACAGACAATGCAGAAGACAGTGGCGTTTATTTGCTTAGACACCTTGAAGTCTACATGGGTGAAAGGGAGGGACAATGGAATTGTGGACTAACGACAAAAAACAAAGGTGTGCTACAGTTTTTAAGAGCTAAATACAACCGTGTGTTGATGTTGGCAGGAATTAATCACAGCGCGTTACTCAATAAAGATGCGGCATATAAACATTTTGCGAAGGAAAACAAGAAAACCAAGATCAACGTAGAACACATGATAGCAAACTACGGATCGGTGCAAATGTATATTGCATAG
- the LOC121804130 gene encoding 1-aminocyclopropane-1-carboxylate oxidase homolog isoform X1 — protein MSDYDRISELQAFDDTKAGVKGLVEAGATKIPRIFVHEQYMKEEKTTSDASVPVVDLGCLEKDRRGVIDQVRSACREWGFFKILNHGIPADLMNKVMEVVKEFFEMDGEEKKQYYTRDIKRKVGFNSNFDLFRVPYANWRDTLYLVMAPNPPHPHELPQLCRDAMLEYSKQAKNVGILLFELLSEALGLDRNHLIDMDCAEAQFVGCNYYPACPEPDMALGFSSHTDSGFLTLLLQDDIGGLQILHNHCWVDVPPSPGTLLVNVGDLMELISNGAFKSVYHRALARSIGPRVSVALVFRMHVEESNGSKVYGPIKELLSEENPPVYRAAKGEEIIACRYAKGMEANTPLLSYFKLN, from the exons ATGTCTGACTACGACAGAATCAGCGAACTACAAGCGTTCGATGACACGAAAGCCGGCGTGAAGGGGCTCGTGGAAGCCGGGGCCACAAAGATTCCTCGAATATTCGTCCACGAGCAATACATGAAGGAAGAGAAGACAACTTCCGACGCCAGTGTCCCGGTAGTCGACTTGGGCTGCTTGGAGAAGGACCGCAGAGGAGTCATCGATCAAGTCAGATCTGCGTGCCGGGAATGGGGGTTTTTCAAGATTCTGAATCACGGGATTCCGGCAGATTTGATGAACAAAGTGATGGAGGTTGTGAAGGAGTTTTTTGAGATGGATGGTGAGGAGAAGAAGCAGTATTACACACGAGATATAAAGAGGAAAGTGGGGTTTAATAGCAATTTTGATTTGTTTAGAGTGCCTTATGCTAACTGGAGGGATACTCTATATTTGGTCATGGCTCCTAATCCACCCCATCCACATGAATTGCCTCAACTCTGCAG AGATGCAATGCTGGAATACTCGAAGCAAGCAAAAAACGTCGGAATCCTTCTGTTCGAGCTGCTGTCCGAAGCTCTCGGGCTGGACCGGAATCACCTTATCGACATGGATTGCGCAGAGGCGCAGTTTGTGGGGTGCAACTATTACCCGGCCTGTCCCGAGCCGGACATGGCGCTCGGGTTCAGCAGCCACACAGACAGTGGCTTCCTCACTCTTCTACTGCAGGACGATATCGGTGGACTACAGATTCTCCACAACCATTGCTGGGTTGATGTCCCGCCTTCTCCAGGAACTCTTCTGGTTAATGTCGGTGATCTCATGGAG CTAATCAGTAACGGTGCGTTTAAAAGTGTGTACCACAGGGCGCTGGCGAGGAGCATTGGTCCGCGGGTTTCAGTTGCGCTTGTGTTTCGTATGCATGTAGAGGAGAGCAACGGCTCGAAGGTTTATGGTCCGATCAAGGAGCTGCTGTCCGAAGAGAATCCACCTGTTTATAGGGCGGCCAAAGGGGAGGAGATTATTGCTTGTAGATATGCAAAGGGAATGGAGGCTAATACCCCATTGTTGTCCTATTTCAAGCTCAATTAG
- the LOC121804130 gene encoding 1-aminocyclopropane-1-carboxylate oxidase homolog isoform X2 encodes MSDYDRISELQAFDDTKAGVKGLVEAGATKIPRIFVHEQYMKEEKTTSDASVPVVDLGCLEKDRRGVIDQVRSACREWGFFKILNHGIPADLMNKVMEVVKEFFEMDGEEKKQYYTRDIKRKVGFNSNFDLFRVPYANWRDTLYLVMAPNPPHPHELPQLCRDAMLEYSKQAKNVGILLFELLSEALGLDRNHLIDMDCAEAQFVGCNYYPACPEPDMALGFSSHTDSGFLTLLLQDDIGGLQILHNHCWVDVPPSPGTLLVNVGDLMEGAGEEHWSAGFSCACVSYACRGEQRLEGLWSDQGAAVRRESTCL; translated from the exons ATGTCTGACTACGACAGAATCAGCGAACTACAAGCGTTCGATGACACGAAAGCCGGCGTGAAGGGGCTCGTGGAAGCCGGGGCCACAAAGATTCCTCGAATATTCGTCCACGAGCAATACATGAAGGAAGAGAAGACAACTTCCGACGCCAGTGTCCCGGTAGTCGACTTGGGCTGCTTGGAGAAGGACCGCAGAGGAGTCATCGATCAAGTCAGATCTGCGTGCCGGGAATGGGGGTTTTTCAAGATTCTGAATCACGGGATTCCGGCAGATTTGATGAACAAAGTGATGGAGGTTGTGAAGGAGTTTTTTGAGATGGATGGTGAGGAGAAGAAGCAGTATTACACACGAGATATAAAGAGGAAAGTGGGGTTTAATAGCAATTTTGATTTGTTTAGAGTGCCTTATGCTAACTGGAGGGATACTCTATATTTGGTCATGGCTCCTAATCCACCCCATCCACATGAATTGCCTCAACTCTGCAG AGATGCAATGCTGGAATACTCGAAGCAAGCAAAAAACGTCGGAATCCTTCTGTTCGAGCTGCTGTCCGAAGCTCTCGGGCTGGACCGGAATCACCTTATCGACATGGATTGCGCAGAGGCGCAGTTTGTGGGGTGCAACTATTACCCGGCCTGTCCCGAGCCGGACATGGCGCTCGGGTTCAGCAGCCACACAGACAGTGGCTTCCTCACTCTTCTACTGCAGGACGATATCGGTGGACTACAGATTCTCCACAACCATTGCTGGGTTGATGTCCCGCCTTCTCCAGGAACTCTTCTGGTTAATGTCGGTGATCTCATGGAG GGCGCTGGCGAGGAGCATTGGTCCGCGGGTTTCAGTTGCGCTTGTGTTTCGTATGCATGTAGAGGAGAGCAACGGCTCGAAGGTTTATGGTCCGATCAAGGAGCTGCTGTCCGAAGAGAATCCACCTGTTTATAG
- the LOC121802561 gene encoding ethylene-responsive transcription factor 14-like, which produces MDEGPSNRGKRSSGGEKEEEVKYRGVRKRQWGKYAAEIRDTSRQGARVWLGTFNTAEEAARAYDRAAYDMRGHLAILNFPEEYNLPSSSSHFAAPGGGSQQGRQVFEFEYYDDTLLDELLDDKKHKK; this is translated from the coding sequence ATGGACGAAGGTCCAAGCAACAGAGGCAAGAGAAGCAGCGGCGGcgagaaggaggaggaggtgAAGTACCGGGGCGTGAGGAAGCGGCAGTGGGGTAAGTACGCGGCGGAGATACGCGACACCTCGAGGCAGGGCGCGAGGGTTTGGCTGGGCACGTTTAACACGGCTGAGGAGGCCGCGAGGGCCTATGACCGGGCGGCCTACGACATGAGGGGCCATTTGGCGATCCTCAACTTCCCCGAGGAGTACAACTTGCCCAGCAGCTCCTCCCACTTTGCTGCCCCGGGCGGTGGCTCGCAGCAGGGAAGGCAGGTGTTCGAGTTCGAGTACTACGACGATACACTCCTTGATGAGCTTCTCGATGATAAAAAACATAAGAAATGA
- the LOC121802905 gene encoding protein FAR1-RELATED SEQUENCE 5-like has product MDYETPSTSHVDNQSPVDDIVQNTDLNIPECPIELKPYVGRSFPTLDNAIELYENYGRRVGFDTRKNGSKKVDDITLWFYMVCNREGEQKFNDQQPKRRRKSKKCGCNASVAFKFDSDRGYVIQHFKEEHNHPMVDVQHHKFMRLNRQLEPVHQKFISDCAGANIGPSLTFKLLTELMGGYESVGCTVLDIRNYTRDIRRYAEGCDAQMIIDELKKKKENCDAFTYEYEVDSRSRLNHLFWCDPIAKMNFLQFGDIVSFDTTYSTNRYSMIFAPFTGKDNHGRAVSFGAGLLCSESADSFSWLFNQFVKCMGIHPKLIITDQDLGMKVAVEKVLVNTRHSWCMWHIMAKVAEKVPKSLLGNNDFKKDLNSCVWSELIEPTEFEDKWKNVMETYDLVGSEWFVSMFESRRYWVPAYFRDFPNSSLIKTTSVSESQNSFFKRYTQSRANLVIFLMNFNNAVDAQRNYSAKLDYMDYNTTAKLKTEWSIEKHASSIFTDGVFKEIQEQIMEAYNHCSLVSISNDSSIEVYKVLDHFSNTWSVTLSVEDSVCVCGCKMFLRTALVCCHIFLVLKNKKYRLIPEYLIGGRWLKSSLLKAVHGVQNSDVATHVYVDEKKKAQAILLGEMLGLYQAVCVDIDQIHELTSIVREARQQIFADGVVTSTAQKKKIMEEFYGAEAPQEVDVQPPEVVSTKGSGSRLPSRVEKALKLKNKAMRQCKKCQEWGHHDSRNCDKFKEKEKMRSRRNSDV; this is encoded by the exons ATGGATTATGAAACGCCATCTACTTCGCATGTAGATAATCAGTCACCCGTAGATGACATTGTGCAGAATACAG ATTTAAATATTCCAGAATGCCCAATAGAACTTAAACCATATGTTGGTCGTAGCTTCCCTACTTTGGACAACGCAATTGAGTTATACGAGAACTATGGGCGACGCGTCGGATTTGATACAAGGAAGAACGGTTCAAAGAAGGTTGATGATATCACCTTATGGTTTTACATGGTGTGTAATAGAGAGGGTGAACAGAAGTTTAACGATCAACAACCCAAAAGACGACGCAAATCAAAAAAATGTGGATGTAATGCTTCTGTTGCTTTCAAATTTGATTCAGATCGTGGTTACGTAATTCAACACTTTAAAGAAGAACACAACCATCCCATGGTTGATGTACAACACCACAAGTTCATGAGGCTAAATCGTCAACTTGAACCAGTTCATCAAAAATTTATTTCAGATTGTGCTGGAGCTAATATCGGGCCATCTCTAACTTTCAAGCTGCTTACTGAGTTGATGGGCGGTTATGAGTCTGTTGGTTGTACTGTGTTGGACATTCGCAACTATACACGGGATATCAGAAGATACGCTGAAGGATGTGACGCCCAAATGATCATAGAtgagttgaagaagaagaaggaaaattGTGATGCCTTCACGTACGAGTATGAAGTTGATTCCCGGAGTCGTTTGAATCATTTGTTTTGGTGCGATCCTATTGCCAAGATGAATTTCTTGCAATTTGGTGACATTGTTTCTTTCGATACTACGTACTCAACTAACag GTACTCAATGATTTTTGCTCCGTTTACTGGTAAGGACAACCATGGCCGTGCAGTGTCATTTGGAGCTGGTTTGCTTTGTAGTGAGAGTGCGGATTCGTTCTCTTGGCTTTTTAATCAGTTTGTGAAATGCATGGGCATACATCCGAAGTTGATAATTACTGATCAAGATTTGGGCATGAAAGTAGCTGTTGAAAAAGTTCTTGTGAATACACGGCACAGTTGGTGTATGTGGCACATCATGGCAAAGGTAGCTGAAAAGGTTCCTAAGTCACTTCTTGGAAATAATGATTttaaaaaggatttgaattcATGTGTTTGGTCTGAGTTGATTGAACCTACTGAGTTTGAAGACAAGTGGAAGAATGTGATGGAGACTTATGATCTTGTTGGCTCTGAATGGTTTGTTTCTATGTTCGAATCAAGAAGGTATTGGGTTCCAGCCTACTTTAGGGACTTTCCTAATAGTTCGTTGATAAAGACGACATCTGTTTCGGAGTCGCAGAATAGTTTTTTCAAGAGGTACACTCAGTCTAGGGCGAAccttgttatttttttaatgaatttcaaTAATGCAGTTGATGCCCAAAGAAACTACTCTGCAAAGCTGGATTATATGGATTATAATACAACTGCAAAGTTGAAGACAGAATGGTCGATTGAGAAGCATGCATCCTCGATATTTACTGATGGTGTGTTCAAGGAAATTCAAGAACAGATCATGGAGGCTTATAACCACTGTAGTCTGGTTTCGATATCTAATGATTCAAGTATAGAGGTTTATAAGGTTTTAGATCATTTTTCAAACACATGGTCGGTCACATTATCTGTGGAGGATTCTGTTTGTGTATGTGGTTGTAAGATGTTTTTGAGGACTGCTCTTGTATGTTGCCACATCTTCCTGGTGTTGAAGAACAAAAAATATCGATTGATTCCGGAGTATCTGATTGGAGGTCGATGGTTGAAATCTTCTTTGCTTAAGGCTGTGCATGGCGTCCAAAACTCAGATGTTGCAACTCATGTTTATGTtgatgagaagaagaaggctCAAGCAATTTTGTTGGGAGAGATGTTGGGTCTTTACCAAGCGGTCTGTGTTGATATTGATCAAATCCATGAGTTGACATCGATAGTGCGTGAAGCTCGACAACAAATTTTTGCCGACGGGGTTGTAACGTCTACAGcacagaagaagaaaataatggAGGAATTTTATGGGGCTGAGGCACCTCAGGAAGTGGATGTTCAACCACCTGAAGTTGTCAGCACCAAGGGATCTGGTAGTAGACTCCCTTCAAGAGTCGAGAAGGCTTTGAAGCTTAAGAACAAGGCTATGCGTCAATGCAAGAAATGTCAGGAGTGGGGTCACCACGATTCTAGGAATTGCGACAAatttaaagagaaagaaaagatgCGGTCCAGGAGAAATTCTGATGTTTGA